CTAATTATCACAACCCTGCTAGCAGACTCGCGAACTGATCGAGTCTGTCGTCGAGACGATCGGGTGTGTAAACGGCTTCTTGGCGTTCGTAGTACCGGGAGAGTTCGGAGGCGCTGTCAGAGAGCGACCCGGGTTGGCAATCGGTCGCGATAGTGAGCGAACACACGGGTGCGTGCGACCGCCGGATCTGGTCGATGACATCGTCCGTCGAAGAGGGGTTGTCATCCGTCACAGTGATTATCAGCGGCTCGTCGCGTTGTGCTTCGACGAGTTCACGGGCGAGGCTAACCGCATCCGCGAGGGGCGTCCCGCCACCACACGTCGTATCAAGGAGATTCGCCTGGACGTGGCGAGTGTCTATACTGAATGGTTTCACGAGGCGTGCATCGCCACGGTAGAAGTCGGTGATCGCGACGCGAATCCCGAGGTTCTCGGCGGCGAGCGCGAATCGCGCGAGGGCTTGCGTCGCGACCTCGATCTTCGGTGGTGACCCCCGACGCATCGACCCAGAACGGTCGAGGACGAGGACGAGCGCGTATTGCTTTTCGTTCCCAAGAGTTCGAGATTTGCACACGCGGGGGTCGCCGATTGCGAGGCGATGGCCGGCTCGCGAATCGTACGCCCCGGAAGACAGGCCACGTCGAACGTTTTTGCGGCGGTCGAGTTGGAGATACATTTCGAGGGTGTCTGCGACCCGATCAGCCCCTTCTTCGATAGCGCCCCACTCGCGATTGAGGGCGAGATCGTCGCTGATGGGAAGGATATCGAGATCCTCGAGACTTCCAGGCCCACCGCGCTGTCCACCCTCTCCATTGTTCTGATCTTCTCCGTTCTGTGCTTGCTGGCGGGCGGAGTGTTCAAGCTGGTCAGCAAGCGCGGAGAGTTCTTCCTCGAGGGCCTGTTCGTCGATACCTTCGCGCTCGGATCCACCGTGGGCAGCGCGTTCGTCTCCGGCAAGGGCATTCTCGTAGGTGGCTTCGTCTTCGTCGGGCGACCTCGTCGAACTCTCGGCATGGGCAGGTCCTTCCGGGATGTCTTGCCCCGATTCAGAGTCTGATTCTGCTTCGGGTTCTGAACCGGACTCCGATTCCGAACGTGCGTCAGTGTCGGTGTCTGCCGCCGCGCTGCTGCTCGCCGTCTCGAGCGTCGGGGTATCCGCTTGGTCCGACTGGCATGCCTCATCCAACCCGTCCGGGGAGTGCTTGTCGTCGGTCTCGCCTTCGCTCGTATCGGGATTTGCACTCTCGCGATTATCCTGGGTATCGGCGCCGAATTCCCCGAGAGTGAGCTGTTCTTGGTTCTGTTGCTGAGTGTCGATGGAACTCGAAGCGGCGGACCTCGGGACGTCATCCATGTCCTCCTCGGGTGATGGTGACTTCGACGGCGCTTCTGTCTCGGTCTTCTGGCCTGGATTCCCACTCTGTTGTTCCTGCTCGCGTTGTCGGGTACGGTCAGCAGCCTGCGCGATGGCTTGAGCCCGACTCAACGGTTCGGATTCTGACTCGGCCTGTCCATCATCCTCTCCCCCCGCCTTGTTTTTGACATCTCCCTCACCATCACTGTCGCCTCCCGTGTCCTGAGCGGCATCAGTTCTCTCCTCGTCGGCTTCTGCGTCACCTACGTCTTTATCATCGCGGTGGTGCCCCTGTGCGCCCTCGCCAGTGCTGGGGGCCTGCTCGTCGTTCTGTTCGTCCTCTTTCCCATGATTGTCGATCTCGTCGACGTCGGTGGGGCTGGGATCGTCCGTGACCGGCGGTTGTTCGAAGACGTTTTGATGGGGGTCACTCGTTGCTTCCCGCGACAGCGAGACGTCGGTCGGATCGAAGTCTTCGGGGAGTTGTGTCGGGGGCTGGGCCTGTGACAGCCGCTGTGAATCCCCATCTGTACTAGCGCCCTCTTCAGCGTCCTGTAGCCCTTCGTTTCTACTGGAACTGTCGTCGCCTGCGACAGAGTCGGATGGCGTTTCCGGCAGTTCTGCGGCTTCGTCACTCCCATCCCCGCTGGACTGGTCTTGATACCCGCCTTCGTTCTCACCACCGACCTGTTGGTTGACCTGGACGTCCTGTTCCTGCTCTACTTCGTCCTCTTTGTCGGCCTCGAGGACGGGCTGAATGTGGTCGGTCCATGTCTGGATGACTCGGCGCGCTCGACGGATCGAGGCGGTCTTGTCGTGGTTGTGAGTGATGTCTGATCGGTCGGCGCTCCGAATCGCGTGTACGTCGTCAGACAGCGTACACAGTTCTGTGTGGATCGCCTCGAACGCGTCCCGATCCGCATCACTCTTGAATTGTAGGCGAGAATCGTCTTCGTCGAGAAGAACATCGGTCGTTCCCGTCGGATAGATGGCCTCGTCATACAGACAACTCGTCACAGCGTCCCAGAATGAGTAGCGAATTTCCTCACCGTCTGGGATGTCCTCGGGCGTCTGCGAGTGGAGCCGTCGAGTGAGTTCGAGCCGAATTCCGGCGTTATCGCTGAAATTCTCGCCGTGGATAGCTTCGGACTCGATAGCGCCATCCTCGACGATGTTGATGAGGTCGTGAACCTGGGCATGGTATTTGACATCGACCTCGGTCTCGAGGAGTTCTGATATCGCTGTGATGGCTGTCTTGAGTATGTGGAGCAGTTCGTGAAAGGCAAGGCCGAACTGGTGGGCGTGGTCGGCGGTGAGCTGGTCGTTGAGCGGGATGCGTGTGAGGTCGGCCTCGGTCCCAGTCACCATCACCAGGTAATCAGTGTCGACGCCGGCGAGCAACTGTTCGGCCTGAGCGCGTTCGATTTCGGTCGCATCTGAAGAGACGATGGCATCGACATCGACGGGGAGAACGGCAGCGGTCTGGACGCTGGAGGAAATGACGACATCGACGGTTACGCCCCTTGGCAGGTGACCGAGGATGAACTCTCGGAGACGGTCAGCCCGCTGCGGAGAAATTCGCGATCTCACAGCGGCGTTGGGTTTGAGATCGTCGACGACCTGGTGATGTTGAATTGACATGGTTGGAACAGGACGGAGGACGGGACGGGCGAGTAATGGACAGAGTGTGCAGCCCCTCGTCGTCACGGGGGCGCACAAACAAGCGCCGCTGGTTCCTCTAGAGGTAGTCATTCAGCGTTTCGTAGGCGTCCTCGGGGTACTGGTTTGGTTCGGCAACTCCCCAGAGCACCCCCTTGACGGCCGCCTTCGGGTACACTCCGTCTTCGATGTGTTCACAGAGGATAGTGAGATTCCGCGTCGAGAGCGTGGGCCAGGACTCGTTCTCTCGGGTCTGGTGGGCGAACTGGACGATCTTTTTGAGCGTCGGTCGGTCCACGACGGTCTCACCGCTGTTCACCTGCCTGTCGAGCGTATCTACTTCTTCATCGACCTCCTGAATGTAGGGCTGCTCGAATGAACGGAAGCGGCCTCTCGTTGCCGAGTTCATCGGCTCCGAATCCCGGTACTCGCGTGTCGGCGGATTCATAGTGATGACCATTCGAGCCGACGGGTGCGGCTCAACGAGTTCACCGTGGCTCTTCACCAGGAGTGTCCCCTCGTTCAGGAGTCGATGTAATGCGATGGCAGCGCCAGCCTGCATGACGGGGAACTCGTTGATGACGATCGTATCGCCGTTCAGAAGGCCCTGTTTCACGGCGCCGTTGCGAGGAACGATGACGTCGCCATCCGGGACGAGCGGGCCGAAGAGGTCTTCGGGTTCGGTCGCTCGGTCGACATCGATTGACTGGTAGCCCCGGTTTGTCTTGTGGCACAGATACTTGAGAAGGTAATTCTTCCCCGACCCACGCGGCCCGACCACCCGAATCGGGACGAGGCCACGAGCGAGTTTCTTCGCGATGAGTTCATCGAGGGGGAGCTGGAAGCGTGGGTCGATGGGGACGGCTAGTGGGACGACCTCGCCGTTGTCGTCGACCGGGAGCGCGTCATAGGCTGCGTCGGGGTGAGTCGCGGCCTTCGGGACGCTCGGGTAGTCGGGATCGTCGAGGATGTGCAGGCCTGTGGGGACAGGACTCCCGGCATTGCGGCCGATGTCGGAAACGTACATTCCTCGCTCGTCGTCGGGCTCCCACCCCTCGGAGCGGTACAGAGGTTCTCCGACGGAATCCGTGACAAGCGAGAGGTCGGTGACGCGAGCGGCAGCCCGTTCGGTGTCGGGGTCGATCCGCTGGTCGTAGTAGGTGGCGGCGTTCTTCGCAAGCCGGAGTCCAACGGGGACATGCGTGGCGGCCTCTTTGAGGAGGTTCTCGGCGCGGCTCTCGGTGAGCGTGCTGGTGAGGCCGGCGATGTGGTCAACGCTGGCGTCCGCAAGCGTCGCAAAATCGTCGTACCCGGCGTCTTGGAGGGCGTCGTTAATCGTGTCGGTCACGACGCTGATCTCGCGGAAGTCAACGTCGGTGTCTTGCCGGAGTTCGCCGAAGGCATCGGTGATGACCCTGGGTTCGGTCCCCTGTGGTGAAACGCCGGTGATGGTGGCGTTCCCGCCCGAAGAGCGATTTAGCGTGTAGATGCCGGCGTCCTCCCCCTCGTCGATGAGGTCGGCGGCGTCCTGGTCGGAGAGGTCGACGTAGTCGGACACTCGTAGCGCCACTCGCTCGACAGGGACGTTGCCTCCTTCACGTTGGAGGAGTCGGTTCACGAGGTGTGAGAGGACAACCTGGCCTTCGGGAGTGGTGTCGCCACTCGCGGTGGATGCTGAGGACATGAGTTCTGGTGGTCGAGGCGTTCTGTCTGGGCCTTTCCAGCCCCTTCACCTGTCGGGGGGCGACAAAAATGGCGTTCCACCGTCAGAGAGCGTTCAACGGTCGGTTTCTAGAATCGAGTTCCGAATAGAGAAACGAGTGTGAAATTTTGTGAGTCATTTCGTGGGGCAATTGCTGCTTGCGTCCATCGTCTAACAATATCGCCACGCCCGCGTGATTCGCCGGACGCGAGTGGCGAGGAAACGGATACCGCCCTCTCGGATCAGGTCACGCTCTCGATGTCGTCGAGGCGACGCTGAACCCGGTCCTGAAGTCGCTGCGCAGCGCCATCACTGAGATCGGCTTCTGAATCCACCGTAATACCCGGGATATCGACGATATCATCGAGTGCGTCCGAAAGCGTCTGTTGGTCTTCAGGAAGCACACGTTCGTCGGGTTGGTCCGTCTGCCGGTCGTGTTCCTGCATCGCGAGTTGAATCATCATCGCTGGCTTTCTGAACAACTCGCCAGCGACCTCAAGGTACTCCTGATAGGTATCCGAGGCCATGGATCCCTCGTATTCCTGTAGTACCGCGATGAGCAAGGAGAGCTGAAGGTTGAACACAGTTGGTCGCGAGGAGGGCTTTGCGATCGAGATCGCTCGGTCGGCGGCCCGCTCTGCGTATTTGAATGCGATCCCCCAGTAGGTGTAGCAGTCTTCGACGGAGAAAGGGAGGTCCTCGAAGTCGTACGCGATGGCCCGTGTCCGACGAATAGCGGTATCGACCTCGATCATCCGAGTGTCGATGTCGTCGTAGATAGAGCGCCACCACTCGCTAATCGGGACACGGCCCTGACTGCGTTCGTGATCGGCATTCGTGGCTTTCCCGTAGTGCCGCCGTGTGTACCGTTCGCCCATATCGGGAAGGACGGTCCCGCTGTCGGGGAAGAAGAGGACAGGTCGCGCCCAGAGCGTCTGCGTGCCTCGGAAGTCGTACCCGGTCTGGAAGCCGCCGTAGATGATGGTCTCCGATCCTTCCTCGTCTTTGTTGGAGTCCTCATCGGAGTCGCTATCGTTACTAACAGCGATGGTGATGCCGTCGTCTTCGATGTCCTCCTGATCGCCGGAGACGACGTGACGGAGGCTCGGGCAGATGACGACCATCTTGAGCAACCCACCCCAATCGCGATAGGACACCCACCCGAAGGGATTGTTCTCGCCGCGCTGCTGGAGCGCACTGATAATGGGGAGATACGCCTCCTGTGGGTTGATGATGGAGTACGAATCCGAGGCGATCTGCCACCGGAATTTTACATCGTAGCCGAGCGCGTTTAACGCCTTTCGGCGGTCGTCGACAATGTCTTGGTGGTCATGGACGCGGACGACGGCGTCGGCATCGCTCGAGGCAGCAAGGTCTTCGAGCG
This region of Haloplanus salinus genomic DNA includes:
- a CDS encoding vWA domain-containing protein; the encoded protein is MSIQHHQVVDDLKPNAAVRSRISPQRADRLREFILGHLPRGVTVDVVISSSVQTAAVLPVDVDAIVSSDATEIERAQAEQLLAGVDTDYLVMVTGTEADLTRIPLNDQLTADHAHQFGLAFHELLHILKTAITAISELLETEVDVKYHAQVHDLINIVEDGAIESEAIHGENFSDNAGIRLELTRRLHSQTPEDIPDGEEIRYSFWDAVTSCLYDEAIYPTGTTDVLLDEDDSRLQFKSDADRDAFEAIHTELCTLSDDVHAIRSADRSDITHNHDKTASIRRARRVIQTWTDHIQPVLEADKEDEVEQEQDVQVNQQVGGENEGGYQDQSSGDGSDEAAELPETPSDSVAGDDSSSRNEGLQDAEEGASTDGDSQRLSQAQPPTQLPEDFDPTDVSLSREATSDPHQNVFEQPPVTDDPSPTDVDEIDNHGKEDEQNDEQAPSTGEGAQGHHRDDKDVGDAEADEERTDAAQDTGGDSDGEGDVKNKAGGEDDGQAESESEPLSRAQAIAQAADRTRQREQEQQSGNPGQKTETEAPSKSPSPEEDMDDVPRSAASSSIDTQQQNQEQLTLGEFGADTQDNRESANPDTSEGETDDKHSPDGLDEACQSDQADTPTLETASSSAAADTDTDARSESESGSEPEAESDSESGQDIPEGPAHAESSTRSPDEDEATYENALAGDERAAHGGSEREGIDEQALEEELSALADQLEHSARQQAQNGEDQNNGEGGQRGGPGSLEDLDILPISDDLALNREWGAIEEGADRVADTLEMYLQLDRRKNVRRGLSSGAYDSRAGHRLAIGDPRVCKSRTLGNEKQYALVLVLDRSGSMRRGSPPKIEVATQALARFALAAENLGIRVAITDFYRGDARLVKPFSIDTRHVQANLLDTTCGGGTPLADAVSLARELVEAQRDEPLIITVTDDNPSSTDDVIDQIRRSHAPVCSLTIATDCQPGSLSDSASELSRYYERQEAVYTPDRLDDRLDQFASLLAGL
- a CDS encoding AAA family ATPase, which encodes MSSASTASGDTTPEGQVVLSHLVNRLLQREGGNVPVERVALRVSDYVDLSDQDAADLIDEGEDAGIYTLNRSSGGNATITGVSPQGTEPRVITDAFGELRQDTDVDFREISVVTDTINDALQDAGYDDFATLADASVDHIAGLTSTLTESRAENLLKEAATHVPVGLRLAKNAATYYDQRIDPDTERAAARVTDLSLVTDSVGEPLYRSEGWEPDDERGMYVSDIGRNAGSPVPTGLHILDDPDYPSVPKAATHPDAAYDALPVDDNGEVVPLAVPIDPRFQLPLDELIAKKLARGLVPIRVVGPRGSGKNYLLKYLCHKTNRGYQSIDVDRATEPEDLFGPLVPDGDVIVPRNGAVKQGLLNGDTIVINEFPVMQAGAAIALHRLLNEGTLLVKSHGELVEPHPSARMVITMNPPTREYRDSEPMNSATRGRFRSFEQPYIQEVDEEVDTLDRQVNSGETVVDRPTLKKIVQFAHQTRENESWPTLSTRNLTILCEHIEDGVYPKAAVKGVLWGVAEPNQYPEDAYETLNDYL